The proteins below are encoded in one region of Clostridium pasteurianum DSM 525 = ATCC 6013:
- the lepB gene encoding signal peptidase I, with translation MKAKNIFKDYIAPVLVAIILALLIRQFLFFKIMVPTASMYPTIKDNDQIIVTRIYSKNSLKRGDIVVFKSEELKEELIKRLIGLPKDTVTVNEDGSVYVNGNKLDQSYVINNGGKSGTFKVPEGHYFFLGDNRSNSLDSRYWQNPYIDWSDIEGKARFIIYPFSRFGNLK, from the coding sequence ATGAAAGCAAAAAATATTTTTAAAGATTACATAGCACCTGTGTTAGTTGCAATTATACTAGCACTATTAATAAGACAATTTTTATTTTTTAAAATTATGGTTCCAACAGCATCTATGTATCCAACTATAAAAGACAATGATCAGATAATTGTAACAAGAATTTATAGTAAAAATAGCCTTAAGAGGGGAGATATAGTAGTATTTAAATCAGAAGAACTTAAGGAAGAGTTAATAAAAAGACTTATAGGACTTCCAAAGGATACTGTTACAGTAAACGAGGACGGCAGTGTATATGTTAATGGTAATAAATTAGATCAAAGCTATGTAATAAATAATGGGGGAAAAAGTGGTACTTTTAAGGTTCCTGAAGGGCATTATTTTTTTTTAGGGGATAATCGAAGTAACTCTTTAGACTCTAGATATTGGCAAAATCCCTATATTGATTGGTCGGATATAGAGGGAAAAGCTAGATTTATTATATATCCTTTCAGTAGATTTGGTAATCTTAAATAG
- a CDS encoding 3'-5' exoribonuclease YhaM family protein has translation MDFKQINELKAGTRIDSFYVIKSVLSRVSSNNKKFLDLIVGDKSGEISAKLWDASAEDEELYRENTLVKIRAAVVEWQNNLQLKIDKIRLVTKEDGLDIKNFVPSAPYEADDMYIIMLDYISKIKNKDIKNIVNYIIDKAGDKLMNFPAAKKNHHSVRSGLLYHITTMLKAAEALSNVYVFLNTDLLYSGVILHDMAKLEEMDASELGIVTSYTIEGQLLGHIVMGTEKIAQAAEKVEADIEISMILQHMILSHHYEPEYGSPKKPMIPEAEMLHYLDDMDATMFDMKKAVDSVSPGEVSDPVWSLEKRRIYNSKFDK, from the coding sequence TTGGATTTTAAACAAATAAATGAACTAAAAGCCGGTACTAGAATAGATAGTTTTTATGTTATAAAATCTGTTTTAAGTAGAGTTTCATCAAATAATAAAAAGTTTCTTGATTTAATTGTAGGAGATAAAAGTGGAGAAATAAGTGCTAAACTGTGGGATGCATCTGCTGAGGATGAAGAATTATATAGAGAAAATACACTGGTAAAAATAAGAGCAGCTGTAGTGGAGTGGCAAAACAATCTTCAGCTTAAAATAGATAAGATAAGATTAGTGACAAAAGAAGATGGATTAGATATAAAAAACTTTGTTCCGTCAGCACCTTATGAAGCAGATGATATGTATATTATAATGCTTGATTATATATCAAAGATAAAAAATAAGGATATAAAGAATATTGTAAATTATATTATAGATAAAGCAGGGGATAAGCTTATGAATTTTCCTGCTGCTAAGAAAAATCATCATTCTGTAAGATCTGGATTATTGTATCATATAACTACTATGCTCAAGGCTGCAGAAGCTCTTAGCAATGTATATGTGTTTTTGAATACAGATTTACTCTATTCAGGAGTAATTCTTCATGATATGGCAAAGCTGGAGGAAATGGATGCTTCAGAACTGGGTATAGTTACTTCCTATACTATAGAAGGTCAGCTTTTGGGTCATATAGTAATGGGAACAGAAAAAATAGCACAGGCAGCTGAAAAAGTAGAAGCAGATATAGAAATTTCAATGATACTTCAGCATATGATTTTAAGTCATCATTATGAACCGGAGTATGGAAGTCCTAAAAAGCCTATGATTCCAGAAGCAGAAATGCTTCATTATTTAGATGATATGGATGCAACTATGTTTGATATGAAAAAAGCTGTAGACTCTGTGAGCCCAGGCGAAGTATCTGATCCTGTATGGTCTTTAGAAAAGAGAAGAATATATAATTCAAAATTTGATAAGTAA
- the glgA gene encoding glycogen synthase GlgA, whose translation MNILFTASECFPFLKTGGLGDVAYALPKALRKIGIDARVILPKYGAMSDYFKNNMHHIQSFDVPVGWRKKFCGLEYIQHDSVPFYFIDNEYYFYREGAYGYYDDAERFAFFSRAVLEAIHYMGDFTPNIIHCNDWQTGMIPVMLKDIFRFSPRHNNIKTIYTIHNLKYQGVFDKNILAELLCLNTGYFHEDALKFYDGISFMKGGIKFSDKVSTVSNSYAGEIQTPFYGEGLDGLLRSKNWDLWGILNGIDFDVYNPAFDKDIFAHYDKNYYGNKYINKSELQKMLNLPVNNNIPIIGIVSRLVDQKGFDLIAYMLEELLQDGIQIVVLGTGDRRYEDIFKYFAYKYPNKLSANITFSNSLAQKIYAGSDMFLMPSLFEPCGIGQLISLRYGTIPIVRETGGLRDTVFSYNDDTGEGNGFTFANYNAQDMLHTIRRAEYFFYNRKDIWNSLILRGMWQDNSWNNSAYKYSELYNSLF comes from the coding sequence ATGAACATTTTATTTACTGCTTCAGAATGCTTTCCATTTTTGAAAACTGGAGGTCTTGGAGATGTAGCTTATGCACTTCCTAAAGCCTTAAGGAAAATTGGTATTGATGCTAGAGTTATACTTCCTAAATATGGTGCCATGTCTGATTATTTTAAAAATAATATGCATCATATTCAAAGTTTTGACGTTCCTGTGGGCTGGAGAAAAAAATTCTGTGGTCTAGAATATATACAACATGATTCCGTTCCCTTTTATTTCATAGATAATGAATACTACTTTTATAGAGAAGGAGCTTACGGATACTATGATGATGCAGAAAGGTTTGCATTCTTTTCAAGAGCAGTACTTGAAGCTATACATTATATGGGTGATTTCACTCCAAATATTATACATTGTAATGACTGGCAAACTGGCATGATTCCAGTGATGTTAAAAGATATTTTTAGATTTAGTCCAAGACATAATAATATAAAAACTATATACACAATACACAATTTGAAATATCAGGGTGTATTTGATAAAAACATTTTAGCAGAATTATTATGTCTAAATACAGGTTATTTTCATGAGGATGCATTAAAATTTTATGATGGTATATCCTTTATGAAAGGCGGAATTAAATTTTCTGACAAAGTATCTACCGTAAGCAATAGTTATGCTGGAGAAATCCAAACTCCCTTTTATGGAGAAGGTTTAGACGGACTTCTTAGAAGTAAAAATTGGGATCTTTGGGGTATACTCAATGGTATAGATTTTGATGTTTATAATCCAGCTTTTGATAAAGACATATTTGCCCATTATGACAAAAATTATTATGGCAATAAATATATAAATAAATCCGAACTTCAAAAAATGTTAAATCTACCTGTAAATAACAATATACCAATTATCGGCATAGTATCTAGATTAGTTGATCAAAAAGGATTCGATTTAATTGCATATATGCTTGAAGAATTACTGCAGGATGGAATTCAAATAGTAGTTCTAGGAACTGGTGATAGAAGATATGAAGATATATTTAAATATTTTGCATATAAATATCCTAATAAATTATCTGCAAATATTACCTTCAGTAATTCTCTGGCTCAAAAAATATATGCTGGATCAGATATGTTTCTTATGCCTTCCCTTTTTGAACCTTGTGGCATAGGCCAGTTGATTTCTCTAAGATATGGTACTATACCTATAGTAAGAGAAACGGGAGGTCTTAGAGATACCGTATTCTCATACAATGATGATACTGGTGAAGGTAATGGATTTACTTTTGCCAATTATAATGCCCAGGATATGCTTCATACTATTAGACGTGCTGAATATTTCTTCTATAATAGAAAGGATATATGGAACAGCTTAATTTTGAGAGGTATGTGGCAAGATAATTCTTGGAATAATTCTGCATATAAATATAGCGAATTGTATAACTCTTTATTTTGA
- a CDS encoding lmo0937 family membrane protein gives MTLLKWIGIIVIIFWILGLLLRIGGTLINWLLIIAAIVFIVDLIIGMGHRT, from the coding sequence ATGACTTTATTGAAATGGATAGGAATAATTGTTATAATATTTTGGATTTTGGGATTATTATTGAGAATAGGTGGTACATTAATTAATTGGCTTCTTATTATAGCTGCAATTGTGTTTATAGTGGATCTAATTATTGGGATGGGACATAGAACTTAG
- the glgD gene encoding glucose-1-phosphate adenylyltransferase subunit GlgD, translating to MLSNYMAILNLNENEDNIKSLTKNRLIASIPVAGRYRIVDFALSNLINSGVRNVGIFTQSKARSLIDHIGSGKPWDLDRKINGLFIFNFGERNSYLSDVEMIKNNMEYIYRSKQDKVILCSSSMICNIDYNEAAKFHEESGKDITIIYKKIKSSNNYFRDCNILNISNDSSVISVGKNIKVTELYNRKNLISDGNENVSMEVFILDKDTLINILNTCIKTGYWADLKDCIYNNITDLNVNAYEFKGYLSYINSINSYYKANMDMLNLDINKELFFNNGLIYTKIMDESPTKHFSNADVSNSLIANGCLIKGKVTNSILSRRVIIDEGAEVNNCVIMQGCHIKSNAKLSNIIIDKDNIIDKNKELKGDIDFPLVIEKKSLH from the coding sequence ATGCTTTCCAATTACATGGCTATATTAAATTTAAATGAAAACGAAGATAATATTAAAAGTCTTACGAAAAACAGATTAATTGCTTCAATACCCGTGGCTGGTAGATATAGAATTGTTGACTTTGCATTGTCAAATCTTATAAATTCCGGTGTTAGAAATGTTGGAATATTCACTCAAAGTAAAGCGAGATCATTAATTGACCATATAGGTTCTGGAAAGCCTTGGGATTTAGACAGAAAAATTAATGGACTTTTTATATTTAATTTTGGTGAAAGAAATTCTTATTTAAGTGATGTAGAAATGATAAAAAATAACATGGAATATATTTATAGAAGCAAGCAGGATAAAGTTATCTTATGCTCCTCTTCTATGATTTGTAATATAGATTATAATGAAGCAGCAAAATTTCATGAGGAATCCGGCAAGGATATTACTATCATTTACAAAAAAATAAAATCTAGTAATAATTACTTCAGAGATTGCAATATATTAAATATAAGTAATGATAGTTCAGTAATAAGTGTAGGAAAAAATATAAAAGTAACTGAATTATACAATAGAAAAAATTTAATTTCTGATGGCAATGAAAACGTATCTATGGAAGTATTTATTTTAGATAAGGATACTTTGATAAATATTTTAAATACTTGTATAAAAACAGGTTATTGGGCGGATTTGAAGGATTGCATATATAATAATATAACGGATTTAAATGTAAATGCCTATGAATTTAAAGGATATCTATCCTATATAAATTCTATCAATTCCTATTATAAAGCAAATATGGACATGTTAAATTTAGATATAAATAAAGAATTATTCTTTAATAATGGCCTCATATATACGAAGATAATGGATGAGTCTCCTACTAAACATTTTAGTAATGCTGATGTATCAAATTCCCTTATAGCAAATGGATGTCTTATTAAAGGGAAAGTTACTAACAGTATACTTTCACGTAGAGTAATAATTGATGAGGGTGCAGAAGTTAATAATTGTGTAATAATGCAAGGCTGTCATATTAAATCAAATGCTAAACTATCAAATATAATTATTGATAAAGATAATATCATTGATAAAAATAAAGAGTTGAAAGGCGATATCGACTTTCCACTAGTTATTGAAAAAAAATCACTACACTAA